In the Streptomyces sp. cg36 genome, one interval contains:
- a CDS encoding protein-tyrosine-phosphatase: MTAPETGRGIGTGLTGTTFRILHVSTGNVCRSPITERLTRHALTDRLGDPFTGGLIVESAGTWGHEGAPMEANAAAVLADFGADATGFTGRELLDEHVITADLVLTATRDHRAQVISMGHSAGLRTFTLKEFTRLVRAIDPSTLPDAAEDGMVERARALVRAAAALRGWLLAPSAEADEVNDPYGAPITFFRSIGDEINTALEPVVTALTGVSAPH; the protein is encoded by the coding sequence TTGACAGCCCCTGAGACGGGGCGTGGCATAGGCACCGGGCTCACCGGCACCACCTTCCGCATCCTCCACGTCAGCACCGGCAACGTGTGCCGCTCGCCCATCACCGAGCGGCTGACCCGGCATGCCCTGACGGACCGGCTGGGCGACCCCTTCACGGGCGGCCTGATCGTGGAGAGCGCGGGCACCTGGGGCCACGAGGGCGCCCCGATGGAGGCCAACGCGGCGGCGGTGCTCGCGGACTTCGGCGCGGACGCCACCGGCTTCACGGGGCGCGAGCTCCTGGACGAGCACGTCATCACCGCGGACCTGGTCCTCACCGCCACCCGCGACCACCGCGCCCAGGTCATCTCGATGGGCCACTCGGCGGGGCTGCGCACCTTCACGCTGAAGGAGTTCACCCGTCTGGTGCGCGCCATAGACCCCTCGACCCTGCCGGACGCCGCCGAGGACGGCATGGTCGAGCGCGCCCGCGCCCTGGTCCGGGCCGCCGCGGCGCTGCGCGGCTGGCTGCTCGCCCCGAGCGCGGAGGCGGACGAGGTGAACGACCCGTACGGGGCGCCGATCACCTTCTTCCGCTCCATCGGCGACGAGATCAACACCGCCCTGGAGCCCGTGGTGACGGCCCTGACGGGCGTGTCCGCGCCGCACTGA
- the thrB gene encoding homoserine kinase, whose amino-acid sequence MAGPAFRAAAVRVRVPATSANLGPGFDSLGLSLGLYDDVVVRVADSGLHVDIAGEGAQTLPRDESHLLVRSLRTAFDLLGGQPRGLEVVCANRIPHGRGLGSSSAAICAGIVAARAVTIGGDAKLDDAALLELATEIEGHPDNVAACLLGGFTLSWMEGGAARALRMDPADSIVPVVFVPGRPVLTETARGLLPRTVPHVDAAANAGRAALLVEALTRRPELLLPATEDRLHQEYRAPAMPESVALVNRLRADGVPAVISGAGPTVLALVEDGAADKVARLAGDGWAANRLRLDASGASVLPLGS is encoded by the coding sequence ATGGCCGGTCCCGCATTCCGCGCCGCCGCCGTACGGGTGCGCGTCCCCGCCACCAGTGCCAACCTCGGCCCGGGCTTCGACTCCCTCGGCCTGTCACTGGGGCTCTACGACGACGTGGTCGTCCGTGTCGCCGACTCCGGCCTGCACGTCGACATCGCGGGCGAGGGCGCCCAGACGCTGCCCCGCGACGAGAGCCACCTCCTCGTACGCTCGCTGCGCACCGCGTTCGACCTGCTCGGCGGGCAGCCGCGCGGACTTGAGGTCGTCTGCGCCAACCGCATCCCGCACGGCCGGGGCCTCGGCTCCTCCTCGGCGGCCATCTGCGCCGGCATCGTGGCCGCCCGCGCGGTGACCATAGGCGGCGACGCGAAGCTCGACGACGCGGCCCTGCTCGAACTCGCCACCGAGATCGAGGGACACCCCGACAACGTCGCCGCGTGCCTGCTCGGCGGTTTCACGCTCTCCTGGATGGAGGGGGGCGCGGCGCGGGCCCTCAGGATGGATCCCGCGGATTCCATCGTTCCGGTGGTCTTCGTGCCCGGCCGGCCGGTGCTGACGGAGACCGCCCGGGGGCTGCTGCCGCGGACCGTCCCGCACGTGGACGCGGCGGCCAACGCCGGACGTGCCGCACTGCTCGTGGAGGCGCTCACCCGGCGCCCCGAGCTGCTGCTGCCGGCCACCGAGGACCGGCTCCACCAGGAATACCGGGCACCGGCGATGCCCGAGAGCGTGGCGCTGGTCAACCGACTGCGGGCGGACGGCGTCCCCGCGGTCATCTCCGGCGCGGGCCCCACGGTCCTCGCGCTGGTCGAGGACGGTGCGGCCGACAAGGTCGCACGACTGGCGGGCGACGGGTGGGCCGCGAACCGGCTCCGCCTCGACGCCTCGGGCGCGAGCGTCCTGCCACTGGGCTCCTAG
- the rho gene encoding transcription termination factor Rho — protein MSDTTDLMGVTADASVDNAAPAAGAASGTTSRRRRSGTGLDGMVLAELQQVASGLGIRGTARMRKSQLIEVIKEAQSGSASAAPAKGADAAETKPKRRATSKARTGDEAEAKATAQQQIEIPGQPSPKVSDQGGEEQPAGGERRRRRATAAAGSPESATAAAEPQGAKADARAEQKTEGQAENKAAEAVEGAEGRRDRRDRGERGERQGRQRGDRDRGERGDRRGKGGDDQQGQRQQRQGGQGQQNNGPQDDFDDEGRRGRRGRYRDRRGRRGGRDEFGAEPQVNDDDVLIPVAGILDILDNYAFIRTSGYLPGPNDVYVSLAQVRKNGLRKGDHVTGAVRQPKEGERREKFNALVRLDSANGMAADSGRGRPEFNKLTPLYPQDRLRLETDPGVLTTRIIDLVSPIGKGQRGLIVAPPKTGKTMIMQAIANAITHNNPECHLMVVLVDERPEEVTDMQRSVKGEVISSTFDRPAEDHTTVAELAIERAKRLVELGHDVVVLLDSITRLGRAYNLAAPASGRILSGGVDSTALYPPKRFFGAARNIEDGGSLTILATALVETGSRMDEVIFEEFKGTGNMELKLDRKLADKRIFPAVDVDASGTRKEEILLGSDELAVVWKLRRVLHALDQQQAIELLLDKMKQTKSNAEFLLQIQKTTPGNGND, from the coding sequence GTGAGCGACACCACCGATCTGATGGGCGTGACTGCCGACGCTTCCGTCGACAACGCCGCGCCCGCCGCAGGTGCTGCCTCGGGCACCACCTCACGGCGCCGCCGCTCCGGCACCGGCCTCGACGGCATGGTCCTGGCCGAGCTGCAGCAGGTCGCGTCCGGCCTCGGCATCAGGGGCACCGCGCGCATGCGCAAGAGCCAGCTGATCGAGGTCATCAAGGAGGCGCAGTCCGGCTCCGCCTCCGCGGCCCCGGCCAAGGGCGCCGACGCGGCCGAGACCAAGCCGAAGCGCCGCGCCACCTCCAAGGCCCGTACGGGTGACGAGGCCGAGGCCAAGGCCACCGCCCAGCAGCAGATCGAGATCCCCGGCCAGCCCTCGCCCAAGGTCTCCGACCAGGGCGGCGAGGAGCAGCCCGCGGGCGGCGAGCGCCGTCGCCGGCGGGCCACCGCGGCCGCCGGCTCCCCGGAGTCCGCGACCGCCGCCGCCGAGCCGCAGGGCGCCAAGGCCGACGCCAGGGCCGAGCAGAAGACCGAGGGCCAGGCGGAGAACAAGGCCGCCGAGGCGGTCGAGGGCGCCGAGGGCCGCCGGGACCGCCGGGACCGCGGCGAGCGCGGCGAGCGCCAGGGCCGTCAGCGCGGCGACCGCGACCGCGGTGAGCGGGGCGACCGCCGGGGCAAGGGCGGCGACGACCAGCAGGGCCAGCGCCAGCAGCGCCAGGGCGGCCAGGGCCAGCAGAACAACGGCCCGCAGGACGACTTCGACGACGAGGGCCGCCGTGGCCGCCGGGGCCGCTACCGCGACCGCCGGGGCCGTCGTGGCGGGCGCGACGAGTTCGGCGCCGAGCCGCAGGTCAACGACGACGACGTGCTGATCCCCGTCGCGGGCATCCTGGACATCCTCGACAACTACGCGTTCATCCGGACCTCCGGCTACCTGCCGGGCCCGAACGACGTGTACGTCTCGCTGGCCCAGGTCCGCAAGAACGGTCTGCGCAAGGGTGACCACGTCACCGGCGCCGTGCGCCAGCCGAAGGAGGGCGAGCGCCGCGAGAAGTTCAACGCGCTGGTCCGCCTGGACTCGGCCAACGGCATGGCGGCCGACTCCGGCCGGGGCCGCCCCGAGTTCAACAAGCTCACCCCGCTCTACCCGCAGGACCGGCTCCGCCTGGAGACCGACCCGGGCGTGCTGACCACGCGGATCATCGACCTCGTGTCGCCGATCGGCAAGGGCCAGCGCGGTCTGATCGTGGCCCCGCCGAAGACCGGCAAGACCATGATCATGCAGGCGATCGCCAACGCGATCACGCACAACAACCCCGAGTGCCACCTGATGGTCGTCCTGGTCGACGAGCGTCCGGAAGAGGTCACCGACATGCAGCGGTCGGTCAAGGGCGAGGTCATCTCCTCGACCTTCGACCGTCCGGCCGAGGACCACACCACCGTCGCGGAGCTCGCCATCGAGCGCGCCAAGCGTCTGGTGGAGCTCGGCCACGACGTGGTCGTGCTGCTCGACTCGATCACCCGTCTGGGCCGTGCGTACAACCTGGCGGCCCCGGCCTCCGGGCGCATCCTCTCCGGTGGTGTCGACTCGACGGCGCTCTACCCGCCCAAGCGCTTCTTCGGCGCCGCGCGCAACATCGAGGACGGCGGCTCGCTGACCATCCTCGCCACCGCGCTCGTGGAGACCGGCTCGCGCATGGACGAGGTGATCTTCGAGGAGTTCAAGGGCACCGGCAACATGGAGCTCAAGCTCGACCGCAAGCTCGCCGACAAGCGCATCTTCCCGGCGGTGGACGTGGACGCGTCCGGCACCCGCAAGGAAGAGATCCTGCTCGGCAGCGACGAGCTCGCGGTGGTCTGGAAGCTGCGCCGGGTGCTGCACGCGCTCGACCAGCAGCAGGCGATCGAGCTCCTCCTGGACAAGATGAAGCAGACGAAGTCGAACGCCGAGTTCCTGCTCCAGATCCAGAAGACCACCCCGGGCAACGGCAACGACTAG
- the prmC gene encoding peptide chain release factor N(5)-glutamine methyltransferase yields the protein MPQHSGGRTPGPRSVLLAEVAQATQRLADAGVPSPRFDAEELAAHIHGVKRGELHLVKDADFDARYWEAVARREAREPLQHITGRAFFRYLELQVGPGVFVPRPETESVVGWAIDAVRAMDVVEPLIVDLCTGSGAIALAMAQEVPRSRVHAVELSEDALDWTRKNVEGSRVVLHQGDALTALPELDGQVDLVISNPPYIPLTEWEYVAPEARDHDPELALFSGEDGLDTIRGIERTAHRLLRPGGLVVIEHADTQGGQVPWIFNEEAGWADAADHPDLNNRPRFATARKALP from the coding sequence GTGCCGCAACATTCTGGGGGGCGAACCCCAGGCCCCCGCAGTGTGCTGCTCGCGGAGGTGGCCCAGGCCACCCAGCGGCTGGCCGACGCCGGCGTGCCCTCGCCGCGCTTCGACGCGGAGGAGCTCGCCGCGCACATCCACGGCGTCAAGCGGGGAGAGCTGCACCTGGTCAAGGACGCCGACTTCGACGCCCGGTACTGGGAGGCGGTGGCCCGCCGCGAGGCGCGCGAGCCGCTCCAGCACATCACCGGGCGGGCGTTCTTCCGCTATCTGGAGCTCCAGGTCGGCCCCGGCGTCTTCGTGCCGCGCCCCGAGACCGAGTCGGTCGTCGGCTGGGCCATAGACGCCGTGCGGGCCATGGACGTGGTCGAGCCGCTCATCGTCGACCTGTGCACCGGCTCCGGCGCGATCGCCCTCGCCATGGCCCAGGAGGTGCCCCGCTCGCGGGTGCACGCCGTGGAGCTGTCCGAGGACGCGCTGGACTGGACCCGCAAGAACGTCGAGGGCTCGCGCGTGGTGCTGCACCAGGGCGACGCCCTGACCGCGCTGCCCGAGCTCGACGGCCAGGTCGACCTGGTCATCTCCAACCCGCCGTACATCCCGCTCACCGAGTGGGAGTACGTGGCGCCCGAGGCCCGCGACCACGACCCCGAACTCGCCCTCTTCTCCGGCGAGGACGGCCTCGACACCATCCGCGGCATCGAGCGCACCGCCCACCGGCTGCTGCGCCCCGGCGGCCTGGTCGTCATCGAGCACGCCGACACCCAGGGCGGCCAGGTCCCGTGGATCTTCAACGAGGAGGCCGGCTGGGCGGACGCGGCCGACCACCCCGACCTCAACAACCGGCCGCGCTTCGCCACGGCCCGCAAGGCCCTGCCGTGA
- a CDS encoding LCP family protein: MTDRSDSDSARISGGGRGRRRRRPTARRRAVKIAAWSAAGVVLAGGAGLGYVYFKLNGNIKGVDINAQLGTDRPQDVDNGSMDILVLGSDSRAGANKAYGKDEGGARSDTAMIIHVYEGHKTASVVSIPRDTLVTRPSCPTPGGGTDPGGKRQMFNTAYEVGGPACAVKTVEQMSGIRMDHYIEVDFTGFKKLIDELGGVPVTTAKPIKDTKSHLDLPAGKHTLNGEQALGLVRTRHGVGDGSDLGRIQLQQAFIKALIERIKGVGVFSSPTKLYGLADAATKAITTDSDLNSINKLIGFGNGLKGLGSNDIKMVTLPVMYDPADPNRVLPQEAQARQVWDALAKDQPIPASATKDSAGDKGEAGTVVSTG, from the coding sequence ATGACCGACCGGAGTGACAGCGACAGCGCCCGAATATCCGGCGGTGGCCGGGGCAGGCGCCGCAGGCGTCCGACCGCGCGCCGCCGTGCCGTGAAGATAGCCGCGTGGTCCGCGGCGGGCGTCGTGCTGGCCGGCGGGGCCGGCCTCGGGTACGTGTACTTCAAGCTGAACGGCAACATCAAGGGCGTCGACATCAACGCCCAGCTCGGCACCGACCGCCCCCAGGACGTCGACAACGGGTCGATGGACATCCTGGTGCTCGGTTCCGACTCGCGGGCCGGCGCCAACAAGGCGTACGGCAAGGACGAGGGCGGCGCCCGCTCCGACACCGCGATGATCATCCATGTGTACGAGGGCCACAAGACGGCCAGTGTCGTCTCCATCCCGCGCGACACCCTGGTCACCCGGCCGTCCTGCCCCACCCCGGGCGGCGGCACCGACCCGGGCGGCAAGCGGCAGATGTTCAACACCGCGTACGAGGTCGGCGGGCCCGCCTGCGCGGTGAAGACCGTCGAGCAGATGTCCGGCATCCGGATGGACCACTACATCGAGGTCGACTTCACCGGCTTCAAGAAGCTCATCGACGAGCTCGGCGGGGTGCCCGTCACCACCGCGAAGCCGATCAAGGACACCAAGAGCCACCTCGACCTGCCGGCCGGCAAGCACACCCTCAACGGCGAGCAGGCCCTCGGCCTGGTCCGCACCCGGCACGGCGTCGGCGACGGCTCGGACCTCGGCCGCATCCAGCTCCAGCAGGCGTTCATCAAGGCGCTGATCGAGCGGATCAAGGGCGTCGGCGTCTTCAGCAGCCCCACCAAGCTCTACGGGCTCGCGGACGCGGCCACCAAGGCGATCACCACCGACTCCGACCTGAACTCGATCAACAAGCTGATCGGCTTCGGCAACGGTCTCAAGGGCCTCGGCTCCAACGACATCAAGATGGTCACCCTGCCGGTGATGTACGACCCGGCCGACCCCAACCGCGTACTGCCCCAGGAGGCCCAGGCCCGCCAGGTCTGGGACGCACTGGCCAAGGACCAGCCGATCCCGGCCTCCGCGACCAAGGATTCCGCGGGTGACAAGGGTGAGGCCGGAACCGTGGTTTCAACCGGCTGA
- the prfA gene encoding peptide chain release factor 1, with translation MFEAVEELIGEHADLEKKLADPSVHADQANARKLNKRYAELTPIVGTYRSWKQAGEDIETAKELAADDPDFAAEVKELDKHREELTEKLRLLLVPRDPSDDKDVLLEIKAGAGGDESALFAGDLLRMYLRYAERVGWKTEIIDATESELGGYKDVQVAVKTKGGQGATEPGQGVWARLKYEGGVHRVQRVPATESQGRIHTSAAGVLVTPEAEEVDVEINMNDLRIDVYRSSGPGGQSVNTTDSAVRITHLPTGVVASCQNEKSQLQNKEQAMRILRSRLLAAAQEAAEQEAADARRSQVRTVDRSEKIRTYNFPENRISDHRVGFKAYNLDQVLDGDLDAMIQACVDADSAAKLAAAS, from the coding sequence ATGTTCGAGGCGGTCGAGGAACTGATCGGCGAGCACGCCGATCTGGAGAAGAAGCTCGCCGACCCTTCGGTCCACGCCGATCAGGCGAACGCGCGCAAGCTGAACAAGCGCTACGCCGAGCTCACGCCGATCGTGGGGACCTACCGCTCCTGGAAGCAGGCCGGTGAGGACATCGAGACGGCCAAGGAGCTCGCGGCCGACGACCCGGACTTCGCGGCCGAGGTCAAGGAGCTGGACAAGCACCGCGAGGAGCTGACGGAGAAGCTGCGCCTCCTCCTCGTTCCGCGCGACCCCAGCGACGACAAGGACGTCCTCCTGGAGATCAAGGCGGGCGCGGGCGGCGACGAGTCGGCCCTGTTCGCCGGCGACCTGCTGCGGATGTACCTGCGCTACGCCGAGCGCGTCGGCTGGAAGACCGAGATCATCGACGCCACCGAGTCCGAGCTGGGCGGCTACAAGGACGTCCAGGTCGCCGTGAAGACCAAGGGCGGCCAGGGCGCCACCGAGCCCGGCCAGGGCGTCTGGGCGCGGCTGAAGTACGAGGGCGGGGTGCACCGCGTGCAGCGCGTGCCCGCCACCGAGTCGCAGGGCCGCATCCACACCTCCGCCGCCGGCGTGCTGGTCACGCCCGAGGCCGAGGAGGTCGACGTCGAGATCAACATGAACGACCTGCGCATCGACGTCTATCGCTCGTCGGGCCCCGGCGGCCAGTCCGTCAACACCACCGACTCGGCCGTCCGCATCACGCACCTGCCGACCGGTGTGGTCGCCTCCTGCCAGAACGAGAAGAGCCAGCTCCAGAACAAGGAGCAGGCCATGCGCATCCTGCGCTCGCGGCTGCTGGCCGCGGCCCAGGAGGCGGCCGAGCAGGAGGCCGCCGACGCCCGGCGCAGCCAGGTGCGTACCGTGGACCGGTCCGAGAAGATCCGCACGTACAACTTCCCGGAGAACCGCATCTCGGACCACCGGGTCGGCTTCAAGGCGTACAACTTGGACCAGGTGCTCGACGGCGACCTGGACGCGATGATCCAGGCGTGCGTCGACGCCGACTCCGCAGCCAAGCTCGCCGCGGCGAGCTGA
- a CDS encoding L-threonylcarbamoyladenylate synthase — protein sequence MARRYDCNDATDRTTGLREAASAVRRGELVVLPTDTVYGIGADAFSSEAVASLLDAKGRGRNMPTPVLIGSPNTLHGLVTDFSEQAWELVDAFWPGALTLVAKHQPSLQWDLGDTRGTVAIRMPLHPVAIELLTEVGPMAVSSANLTGHPSPEDCDAAQDMLGDSVSVYLDGGPTPGIVPSSIVDVTGKVPVLLRAGALDADELRKVVPDLEVAN from the coding sequence ATGGCTCGGCGATACGACTGCAACGACGCGACCGACCGCACGACCGGTCTGCGCGAGGCCGCCTCCGCCGTGCGCCGCGGCGAGCTCGTCGTCCTCCCGACGGACACCGTGTACGGCATCGGCGCCGACGCGTTCAGCTCCGAGGCCGTCGCGTCCCTGCTGGACGCCAAGGGCCGGGGCCGCAACATGCCCACGCCCGTGCTCATCGGCTCCCCGAACACGCTGCACGGCCTCGTCACCGACTTCTCCGAGCAGGCGTGGGAGCTGGTCGACGCGTTCTGGCCCGGCGCCCTGACCCTGGTCGCCAAGCACCAGCCGTCCCTCCAGTGGGACCTGGGCGACACCCGGGGCACGGTCGCCATCCGGATGCCGCTGCACCCGGTCGCCATCGAGCTGCTCACCGAGGTCGGCCCGATGGCCGTCTCCTCCGCCAACCTCACCGGCCACCCGTCGCCGGAGGACTGCGACGCCGCGCAGGACATGCTGGGCGACTCCGTCTCGGTCTACCTGGACGGCGGCCCCACCCCGGGCATCGTCCCGTCCTCGATCGTGGACGTCACGGGCAAGGTGCCGGTGCTGCTGCGCGCGGGCGCGCTCGACGCCGACGAGCTGCGCAAGGTGGTACCCGACCTCGAGGTGGCGAATTGA
- the rpmE gene encoding 50S ribosomal protein L31 — MKRDIHPQYVETQVSCTCGASFTTRSTLAEGTIRAEVCSECHPFYTGKQKILDTGGRVARFEARFGKAAAAKK, encoded by the coding sequence TTGAAGCGCGACATCCACCCCCAGTACGTCGAGACGCAGGTCAGCTGCACCTGTGGCGCGTCGTTCACCACCCGTAGCACCCTGGCCGAGGGCACCATCCGTGCCGAGGTCTGCTCCGAGTGCCACCCGTTCTACACGGGCAAGCAGAAGATCCTCGACACCGGTGGCCGCGTGGCCCGCTTCGAGGCCCGCTTCGGCAAGGCTGCTGCCGCCAAGAAGTAG